The following proteins are encoded in a genomic region of Desulfovibrio aminophilus:
- a CDS encoding N-acetylneuraminate synthase family protein — MEIIAEIGQNHNGDMKLAVELIQAAREAGADVAKFQVYDARRLFPREGNPWYEYNLSTELSRDDVFLLAEECRKTGIEFMASVFSPELVDLLEQAGARRHKVASRSVKDRELMLALGSTNKPLIVSLGMWSGEGFPEVPTSAPVDFLHCVSSYPASLEEMRLSRVDFTRYAGLSDHTEGLTAAMAALARGARIVEKHFTLDKNMYGPDHICSMTPDELRELCRFREELARCL; from the coding sequence ATGGAAATCATAGCCGAGATCGGACAGAACCATAACGGCGACATGAAGCTGGCCGTGGAGCTCATCCAGGCGGCCCGCGAGGCCGGGGCCGACGTGGCCAAGTTCCAGGTCTACGACGCCAGGCGGCTGTTCCCCAGGGAAGGCAACCCCTGGTACGAGTACAACCTGTCCACGGAGCTGTCCCGCGACGACGTGTTTCTGCTGGCCGAGGAGTGTCGGAAAACCGGCATCGAGTTCATGGCCTCGGTCTTCAGCCCGGAGCTGGTGGACCTGCTGGAGCAGGCCGGGGCGCGGCGCCACAAGGTCGCCTCCCGCTCGGTGAAGGACCGCGAACTCATGCTGGCCCTGGGTTCCACGAACAAGCCCCTGATCGTCTCCCTGGGCATGTGGAGCGGCGAGGGGTTCCCCGAGGTGCCCACCAGCGCGCCGGTAGACTTTTTGCATTGTGTTTCCAGCTACCCGGCCTCGCTGGAGGAAATGCGGCTGTCCCGCGTGGACTTCACGCGCTACGCCGGGCTGTCGGACCACACCGAGGGCCTGACGGCGGCCATGGCCGCCCTGGCCCGGGGCGCGAGGATCGTGGAGAAGCACTTCACCCTGGACAAAAACATGTATGGACCCGACCACATCTGCAGCATGACCCCGGACGAATTGCGGGAACTGTGCCGTTTCCGCGAGGAGCTGGCCCGCTGCCTCTAG
- a CDS encoding cytidylyltransferase domain-containing protein: MMRFSVILAARLRSSRLPAKALLPLAGLPLITFLLRRLRGASLVDRVVLATTTRPEDRHLAALAEAEGASVFFGSEDDLIRRYLDACDRYGIDHPVRVTGDCPFVDAASLDHCLAQCAREEGFDLASTKGAFPVGIDYEVFRASSLAAAHASGEPDAADREHLTKFFYDHDRRFRVARLSPPPEWPRCSRAFTVDTLDDYLFCKALADRLGPGAAVGDLLREAS, from the coding sequence ATGATGCGCTTCAGCGTGATCCTGGCCGCCCGGCTGCGCTCCAGCAGACTCCCGGCCAAGGCCCTGCTGCCCCTGGCGGGCCTGCCGCTCATCACGTTCCTGCTGCGCAGGCTGCGCGGCGCTTCCTTGGTGGATCGCGTCGTGCTGGCCACCACGACGAGGCCCGAGGACCGGCACCTGGCCGCCCTGGCCGAGGCCGAGGGCGCGAGCGTCTTCTTCGGCAGCGAGGACGACCTCATCCGGCGCTACCTGGACGCCTGCGACCGCTACGGCATCGATCATCCCGTGCGGGTGACCGGAGACTGTCCCTTCGTGGACGCCGCGAGCCTGGACCACTGCCTGGCCCAGTGCGCGCGGGAGGAGGGCTTCGACCTCGCCAGCACCAAGGGAGCCTTTCCCGTGGGCATCGACTACGAGGTGTTCCGGGCATCCTCCCTGGCGGCGGCGCACGCCTCCGGCGAACCCGACGCGGCGGACCGCGAACACCTCACGAAATTCTTCTACGACCACGACCGGCGCTTCCGCGTCGCGCGGCTCTCGCCGCCGCCGGAGTGGCCCCGCTGTTCCCGCGCCTTCACGGTGGACACCCTGGACGACTACCTGTTCTGCAAGGCTCTGGCCGACCGCCTCGGTCCCGGGGCGGCCGTGGGCGATCTCCTCCGGGAGGCGTCGTGA
- a CDS encoding class I SAM-dependent methyltransferase, with the protein MTPATRYGKPAADILAESRALLRENAEHLARQRRLADLLSGRGAPRERCACCNARLDGAGPFQRRGIDYLLCPECGHVQTRLAPPADQPVDFGAVYPPLSGAEFASRVERIYRPKLDWALEALAATDGPPPLERRWLELGCGYGFFLAALRDAGARRFMGLDACRELVERANTALGENRAALVDGGLARAVRDSEAEVYAAFFVLEHLADLPDFLAAVAEKPEGVAFVFSVPVFGLATVLEDCSDRHFARNLDGWTHAQMFTERSLGRCLELAKCEQVEQWVFGQDVLDLGRMCALAAENYPPALRREVDGALARMADAAQQAVDRAHFSDARHIVAVRRGAPLDAGR; encoded by the coding sequence GTGACCCCGGCCACCCGCTACGGCAAGCCCGCCGCGGACATCCTGGCCGAAAGCCGCGCCCTGCTGCGGGAGAACGCCGAACATCTCGCGCGCCAGCGCCGTCTCGCGGACCTTCTGTCCGGCCGGGGCGCGCCTCGCGAGCGCTGCGCCTGCTGCAACGCCCGCCTGGACGGGGCCGGGCCGTTCCAGCGGCGCGGGATCGACTACCTCCTTTGCCCGGAGTGCGGACACGTGCAGACCCGGCTCGCGCCTCCGGCCGACCAGCCCGTGGACTTCGGGGCCGTGTATCCTCCGCTCTCCGGGGCGGAGTTCGCCTCGCGGGTGGAGCGCATCTACCGCCCCAAGCTGGATTGGGCCCTGGAGGCCTTGGCCGCCACGGACGGGCCGCCGCCCTTGGAGCGGCGCTGGCTGGAGCTCGGCTGCGGATACGGTTTTTTTCTGGCCGCCCTGCGCGATGCCGGGGCCCGGCGGTTTATGGGCCTGGACGCCTGCCGGGAGCTGGTGGAGCGCGCCAATACGGCCCTGGGCGAGAACCGGGCGGCCCTGGTGGACGGCGGGTTGGCCCGGGCGGTCCGCGACAGCGAGGCCGAGGTCTACGCCGCCTTCTTCGTCCTGGAGCATCTCGCGGACCTGCCTGATTTCCTGGCCGCCGTGGCGGAAAAACCGGAGGGCGTCGCGTTCGTTTTTTCGGTGCCGGTGTTCGGCCTGGCGACCGTGCTGGAGGACTGTTCGGACAGGCACTTCGCCCGGAATCTGGACGGCTGGACCCATGCCCAGATGTTCACCGAGAGGTCCCTGGGGCGTTGCCTGGAGCTGGCCAAGTGCGAGCAGGTGGAGCAGTGGGTCTTCGGCCAGGACGTCCTCGACCTGGGCCGCATGTGCGCCCTGGCCGCCGAGAACTATCCCCCGGCCTTGCGGCGCGAGGTGGACGGGGCGCTGGCCCGCATGGCCGACGCGGCCCAGCAGGCCGTTGACCGGGCCCATTTTTCGGATGCGCGGCACATCGTGGCGGTGCGCCGGGGCGCGCCGCTCGACGCGGGGCGCTGA
- a CDS encoding glycosyltransferase family 2 protein, translated as MSGEPKVSVYIAARNCAKYVEAAIESVLRQSMPDWELLVYDDKSTDATPKVLDLYRGDPRIRIFRTNGKGLPGVCNLACGEARGRYLIRLDGDDVFEENILLVLSNYLDSNPDVALVFPDYYLIDAQGDFISLGRTPRLFERNHATDLPPNGACTMIRRDVLLECGGYREDLGAQDGFDLWTKLRGAHRSANVNLPLFYYRRHGDNLTNDHGRIFYARREIKREMAREAMRGQGPYLAVIPCRRNYDFAQDLWNERINGHTLLDIAIETCAGTEIYDQIIVSCDNPEAEETVRRHADPRLRFHLRDPRDTIRSRSVAHTLDAIARIYDPEGRGVTTLNYIHTPFVGTQTLEESVFTLVLNGADSSYGVEKVISPVFRRNAHGFEMLNPRREFASDFDTVYIESCAFVTARSRLFATGALSGPSVVNFLIPGDESFIINSQRALEMARVIYKDKGAGQ; from the coding sequence ATGAGCGGCGAACCCAAGGTTTCGGTCTACATAGCGGCGCGCAACTGCGCCAAGTACGTGGAGGCGGCCATCGAGAGCGTGCTGCGCCAGTCCATGCCGGACTGGGAGCTGCTCGTCTACGACGACAAGTCCACGGACGCCACGCCCAAGGTCCTCGACCTCTATCGCGGCGACCCGCGCATCCGCATCTTCCGCACCAACGGCAAGGGCTTGCCGGGGGTCTGCAACCTGGCCTGCGGCGAGGCCCGGGGCCGGTACCTCATCCGCCTGGACGGGGACGACGTGTTCGAGGAGAACATCCTCCTGGTGCTCTCCAACTATCTGGACTCCAATCCCGACGTGGCCCTGGTCTTCCCGGACTACTACCTCATCGACGCCCAGGGCGACTTCATCTCCCTGGGCCGCACGCCCCGACTCTTCGAGCGCAACCACGCCACGGACCTGCCGCCCAACGGGGCCTGCACCATGATCCGGCGCGACGTGCTCCTGGAGTGCGGCGGCTACCGAGAGGACCTCGGCGCGCAGGACGGCTTCGACCTCTGGACCAAGCTGCGCGGGGCGCACAGGTCGGCCAACGTCAACCTGCCGCTGTTCTACTACCGCCGCCACGGCGACAACCTGACCAACGACCACGGCCGCATCTTCTACGCCCGGCGCGAGATCAAGCGCGAGATGGCCCGCGAGGCCATGCGCGGCCAGGGCCCCTATCTGGCGGTCATCCCCTGCCGCCGGAACTACGACTTCGCCCAGGACCTCTGGAACGAGCGCATCAACGGCCACACCCTGCTGGACATCGCCATCGAGACCTGCGCGGGCACCGAGATCTACGATCAGATCATCGTCAGCTGCGACAATCCCGAGGCCGAGGAGACGGTGCGTCGCCACGCGGACCCCAGGCTCCGCTTCCACCTGCGCGACCCCCGCGACACCATCCGCTCGCGCAGCGTGGCCCACACCCTGGACGCCATCGCGCGGATTTACGATCCCGAGGGCCGGGGCGTCACCACTTTGAACTACATCCACACGCCCTTCGTCGGCACCCAGACGCTGGAGGAGTCCGTGTTCACCCTGGTGCTCAACGGCGCGGACAGCTCCTACGGCGTGGAAAAGGTCATCTCGCCGGTCTTCCGGCGCAACGCCCACGGCTTCGAGATGCTCAACCCCCGCCGCGAGTTCGCCAGCGACTTCGACACCGTGTACATCGAGTCCTGCGCCTTCGTGACCGCGCGTTCCCGGCTGTTCGCCACCGGGGCCCTGTCCGGGCCGAGCGTGGTCAACTTCCTCATCCCCGGGGACGAGAGCTTCATCATCAACTCCCAGCGGGCCCTGGAAATGGCCCGGGTCATCTACAAGGACAAGGGGGCCGGGCAATGA
- the hisH gene encoding imidazole glycerol phosphate synthase subunit HisH, with protein MDRRRILIVDYGLGNIASLGNALDRLGYQWSVSSRPEDMAGADGFILPGVGAFAEGMRNLRRGGLLQALEREVLDGGKPVLGICLGMQLLARDSDEGGLNQGLGWIDGHVRLLRPEDGLRVPHVGWNVLRMLRREPLFSRSGEESCVYFDHSYHFQCPERHVAAVCDYGGEVVAAVRRENIFGVQFHPEKSQAAGLRILRGLFHSTGFVHHAA; from the coding sequence ATGGACCGCCGCCGCATCCTCATCGTGGACTACGGCCTGGGCAACATCGCCTCGCTGGGCAACGCCCTGGACCGCCTGGGCTACCAGTGGAGCGTCTCCAGCCGTCCCGAGGACATGGCCGGGGCCGACGGGTTCATCCTGCCCGGAGTGGGGGCCTTCGCCGAAGGCATGCGCAATCTGCGCCGGGGCGGACTGCTCCAGGCGCTGGAGCGCGAGGTCCTGGACGGAGGCAAGCCCGTGCTCGGCATCTGCCTCGGCATGCAGCTCCTGGCCCGGGATTCCGACGAGGGCGGCCTGAACCAGGGCCTGGGCTGGATCGACGGCCACGTGCGTCTGCTGCGGCCGGAGGACGGACTGCGGGTGCCGCACGTGGGCTGGAATGTCTTGCGCATGCTTCGGCGCGAGCCTCTTTTTTCCCGCAGCGGCGAGGAGTCGTGCGTGTATTTCGACCACAGCTACCATTTCCAGTGCCCGGAGCGCCACGTGGCCGCGGTCTGCGACTACGGCGGAGAAGTGGTCGCGGCCGTGCGGCGCGAGAACATCTTCGGCGTGCAGTTCCACCCGGAAAAGAGCCAGGCCGCCGGCCTGCGCATCCTGCGCGGCCTGTTCCACTCCACGGGGTTCGTCCACCATGCTGCGTAA
- a CDS encoding N-acetyl sugar amidotransferase, with the protein MRYCRKCVQPDTRPGSVFDEEGVCLACRFAETVRNIDWAARRAELEEICSFARERNVSGYDCIVGVSGGKDSTRQAMYVRDELKLHPLLVCCSYPPENLSDRGARNLANLMSLGFDCITVGPAPGVWKRLMLQGFLRFGNWAKSTEMALYASAPKVAIAYQIPLIFLGENPAISVGTMDVKSTNGDANQMKNCNTLKGGPEALLEDGITERDLFWYRYSSDEDMQLGALKVVYLGYYIQDFTKRNNALFSIRHGLEVRPDPPEDIGDITGYECLDDDFVLVNQHMKHIKFGFGKVTEQVCEDIRLGDMTREEAWKLVLAYDGKCAERYIQELCDYLGISRETFREVSERYRGRGVWTPDGSGGWRLAAEPEFDGPGSGERG; encoded by the coding sequence ATGCGCTATTGCAGGAAATGCGTCCAACCCGACACGCGGCCGGGCAGCGTCTTCGACGAGGAGGGCGTGTGTCTGGCCTGCCGCTTCGCCGAGACGGTCAGGAACATCGACTGGGCCGCCCGCCGGGCCGAGCTGGAGGAGATCTGCTCCTTCGCCCGGGAGCGGAACGTTTCGGGCTACGACTGCATCGTGGGCGTCTCCGGGGGCAAGGACAGCACCCGCCAGGCCATGTACGTGCGCGACGAGCTCAAGCTGCATCCGCTGCTGGTCTGCTGTTCCTACCCGCCGGAGAACCTTTCCGACCGGGGCGCGCGCAACCTGGCCAACCTCATGAGCCTCGGATTCGACTGCATCACCGTGGGCCCGGCTCCGGGAGTGTGGAAACGGCTCATGCTCCAGGGCTTCCTGCGCTTCGGCAACTGGGCCAAGTCCACGGAAATGGCGCTTTACGCCAGCGCGCCCAAGGTGGCCATCGCCTACCAGATTCCACTCATCTTCCTGGGCGAGAACCCGGCCATCTCCGTGGGGACCATGGACGTGAAGTCCACCAACGGCGACGCCAACCAGATGAAGAACTGCAACACCCTGAAGGGCGGGCCGGAAGCGCTCCTGGAGGACGGAATCACCGAGAGGGACCTGTTCTGGTACCGCTACTCCAGCGACGAGGACATGCAGCTGGGGGCCCTCAAGGTGGTCTATCTGGGCTACTACATCCAGGATTTCACCAAGCGGAACAACGCCCTGTTCTCCATCCGCCACGGCCTGGAGGTGCGGCCCGACCCGCCGGAGGACATCGGCGACATCACCGGCTACGAGTGCCTGGACGACGACTTCGTGCTCGTGAACCAGCACATGAAGCACATCAAGTTCGGCTTCGGCAAGGTGACGGAGCAGGTCTGCGAGGACATCCGCCTGGGCGACATGACCCGCGAGGAGGCCTGGAAGCTGGTGTTGGCCTATGACGGCAAGTGCGCCGAGCGCTACATCCAGGAGCTGTGCGACTACCTGGGCATCAGCCGGGAGACCTTCCGGGAGGTGTCCGAGCGCTATCGCGGCCGCGGGGTGTGGACGCCCGACGGGAGCGGCGGCTGGCGGCTCGCCGCCGAGCCGGAATTCGACGGGCCGGGCTCCGGGGAGCGGGGCTGA